A stretch of the Oenococcus sp. UCMA 16435 genome encodes the following:
- the crcB gene encoding fluoride efflux transporter CrcB: protein MYYILMIILGILGAESRFALESTINNSNYPYATLLINMIGCLLLGFMYYFFVEAKSSTDQIVAMISTGFVGSFTTFSTFELEVFKMFRLNQYSKALNYFFLTLFGGLLSVFLGYCLSKLIIIKRGKSK, encoded by the coding sequence ATGTACTATATTTTAATGATAATTTTGGGGATTTTAGGAGCAGAATCACGTTTCGCGTTAGAATCAACAATTAATAACAGCAATTACCCTTATGCAACTTTGCTTATCAATATGATTGGTTGCCTTCTCTTGGGATTTATGTATTATTTTTTTGTCGAAGCTAAAAGTTCGACCGATCAAATCGTCGCTATGATTTCAACCGGCTTCGTTGGCTCATTTACAACATTTTCGACTTTTGAATTAGAAGTTTTTAAAATGTTCCGACTAAACCAATATTCAAAAGCTTTAAACTATTTTTTCTTAACTTTGTTCGGTGGATTATTGTCTGTTTTTCTCGGATATTGTTTGAGCAAATTAATAATAATTAAAAGAGGAAAAAGCAAATGA
- a CDS encoding TetR/AcrR family transcriptional regulator, protein MTKENSLLALFENVIKEKIVLTKKQQAVLNASLILFAEKGYEKTSTSDIAKKAGVAEGTVYKQFKTKKNLLINGIAPILKTVFENAINEFSENNLKDKEMTLHDYLARIVKDRSNFIEKNLPAIKVILNQMLTNPEFAKIVIAKFKISLEAYVNPILNNLRQNKQLINLPNYQIFRFIFSSVAGTVISYHVNNKGSLEEEINATIILLEKALLAVN, encoded by the coding sequence TTGACAAAAGAAAACAGCTTACTGGCTTTATTCGAAAATGTGATAAAAGAAAAAATTGTTCTAACTAAAAAACAGCAGGCTGTGTTAAACGCAAGTTTGATTTTATTTGCCGAAAAAGGTTACGAAAAAACTTCAACATCCGATATCGCAAAAAAGGCCGGTGTAGCAGAAGGAACGGTTTATAAACAATTTAAAACAAAAAAGAATCTGCTAATTAACGGTATCGCGCCTATTCTAAAAACAGTCTTTGAAAATGCAATTAATGAATTTTCAGAAAATAATTTAAAAGATAAGGAAATGACTTTGCATGATTATTTAGCTCGTATTGTAAAAGATCGTAGTAATTTCATCGAGAAAAACTTGCCAGCAATTAAAGTCATCTTAAATCAAATGTTGACAAATCCCGAATTCGCGAAGATCGTAATTGCAAAGTTTAAAATAAGTTTAGAAGCTTATGTTAATCCAATTTTGAACAATTTGCGGCAAAATAAACAATTAATCAACCTGCCTAATTATCAAATATTTAGATTTATTTTCAGCTCAGTTGCTGGGACGGTCATAAGCTATCACGTAAACAATAAAGGTTCTTTAGAAGAAGAAATCAACGCAACAATTATTTTGCTGGAAAAAGCTTTATTAGCAGTAAATTAA
- a CDS encoding nicotinamide mononucleotide transporter has translation MGSESRGIFHWVYVQLFSNWKKFEVIYISVLILLQFVVYVIVPDSLIGMISGVTGVLCLIYGMKGRKINFIFGLIQCMAMAYVAWISHAYGSFAMDIVYVISQPIGWLMWGHDEATHSFSKTIRNWIFLGAFIAWAIGWWVLSILHGQLPYLDSINFVVSIIAQTLYILKYKENWSLWIIVNSANIIYWSALTYQTIAGYTSIGNLGANLSQIALQAALLFNSIYAIKVWGSGEADNEGGTENA, from the coding sequence ATGGGATCAGAATCAAGAGGAATTTTTCATTGGGTTTACGTCCAATTATTTTCTAATTGGAAAAAATTTGAAGTAATTTATATTTCAGTGTTAATTCTGTTGCAATTTGTCGTCTATGTGATTGTTCCGGATTCATTAATCGGCATGATTTCCGGAGTTACTGGGGTTCTCTGTTTAATTTATGGAATGAAGGGTCGAAAAATAAATTTTATCTTCGGTTTAATCCAGTGTATGGCAATGGCTTATGTTGCGTGGATTAGTCACGCTTATGGATCATTCGCAATGGATATTGTTTATGTCATTTCGCAACCGATCGGATGGCTGATGTGGGGACACGACGAAGCAACCCATTCGTTTTCCAAAACAATTAGAAATTGGATTTTCTTAGGTGCCTTTATCGCTTGGGCCATAGGATGGTGGGTTCTTTCAATCCTGCATGGACAATTGCCATACCTCGATAGTATAAATTTTGTCGTAAGCATTATTGCTCAAACACTTTATATACTGAAATACAAGGAAAATTGGTCGCTATGGATTATAGTCAACTCAGCCAATATAATTTATTGGTCAGCTTTGACCTACCAAACAATTGCTGGTTATACAAGCATCGGCAACTTAGGAGCCAATCTTTCGCAAATTGCTTTGCAGGCCGCTCTGCTTTTTAACAGTATCTATGCCATTAAAGTTTGGGGAAGCGGAGAAGCTGATAACGAAGGAGGAACTGAAAATGCCTAA
- a CDS encoding ABC transporter permease has protein sequence MFLALKEIKREKLRYGLIISMVVLIAYLIFVLTSLALGLAQENTQAIDSWHIKRIVLDKDSDISLSQSLITKNELSTFKLSKKDAYIGQASIVAKLKGNKKESAQFIGLDKHQFIFKNIKITSGHKANNDHEIVVDEQFKNDGYRLGDKISFNSFSGKYRIVGFTRGAKLSVAPVVYGTLNAWKKLQSTRSDFKASAIVSQSANFKAPDSQLKSYSLGKFINQLPGYSAQNSTFTFMIAFLMIISLIVIAVFLYILTIQKIKNYAVLRAQGIPAKILVIATICQSAILVISGLIIAALLTILTAAFIPTAVPMSFNLPILVSVAIGLIITGLIGALIPARIIVRINPISVIGE, from the coding sequence ATGTTTTTGGCTTTAAAAGAAATTAAACGAGAGAAGCTGCGTTATGGATTAATTATCTCAATGGTCGTTTTAATTGCTTATTTGATTTTTGTACTGACTAGTCTAGCTTTGGGATTAGCTCAAGAAAATACGCAAGCAATTGATTCTTGGCATATAAAACGAATTGTTTTGGACAAGGATTCGGATATCAGCCTATCGCAATCTTTGATTACGAAAAACGAATTAAGTACTTTTAAACTAAGTAAAAAAGATGCCTATATTGGACAAGCATCAATAGTGGCCAAATTGAAAGGAAATAAAAAAGAATCCGCTCAATTTATTGGTTTAGACAAACACCAATTTATTTTTAAGAATATAAAAATAACCAGTGGACATAAGGCAAATAATGACCATGAGATTGTCGTTGATGAACAATTTAAAAACGACGGTTATCGACTTGGCGACAAAATTAGTTTCAATTCCTTTTCAGGAAAATATCGAATTGTTGGTTTCACCAGAGGTGCCAAATTGAGTGTTGCTCCAGTTGTTTATGGAACTTTGAATGCTTGGAAAAAATTGCAGAGTACAAGAAGCGACTTTAAAGCCAGTGCGATTGTTTCCCAATCTGCTAATTTTAAGGCACCCGATTCTCAATTAAAAAGTTATTCATTAGGAAAATTTATTAATCAGTTACCGGGTTACTCAGCTCAAAATTCAACTTTTACTTTTATGATTGCTTTCTTAATGATCATTTCTTTAATTGTAATTGCTGTTTTCTTATATATATTGACAATTCAAAAAATCAAAAATTATGCGGTTTTGCGAGCTCAAGGTATTCCGGCAAAAATTCTTGTTATTGCAACGATTTGTCAGTCGGCGATTCTTGTTATTAGTGGTTTGATTATCGCCGCTCTTTTGACGATTTTAACTGCCGCCTTTATTCCGACCGCGGTGCCGATGAGCTTTAACTTGCCGATTTTGGTATCCGTGGCAATTGGTTTGATTATAACTGGACTTATCGGTGCATTGATTCCAGCCAGGATCATTGTTCGCATCAACCCGATTAGCGTGATTGGAGAATAA
- a CDS encoding ABC transporter ATP-binding protein has product MANVITLEKVSKSFGRNLVLKNINLQIKSGQLIGLIGPSGTGKTTMIAAILGMIKLDSGKITVLDKSMPNREVLGKIGYMAQSDALYTSLTGRENLRFFAGLMKQPGEILRDQIKRVSEIVNLQNSLDIRVSNYSGGMKRRLSLAIALLANSPIILLDEPTVGIDPELRVQVWAELRKLHKSGKTIIVTTHVMDEVEHVDRVLMLRNGRIIADDLPQKLESDYKVNSIEKVFIKAGEKYAHPSDL; this is encoded by the coding sequence ATGGCTAACGTGATAACTCTAGAAAAAGTTTCGAAAAGTTTTGGACGTAATCTTGTTTTAAAGAATATCAATCTTCAAATAAAAAGTGGGCAATTAATTGGTTTGATTGGTCCATCAGGCACCGGAAAGACGACTATGATTGCTGCTATTTTAGGCATGATTAAATTGGATAGCGGGAAAATAACCGTACTCGACAAAAGCATGCCAAACCGAGAAGTCTTAGGAAAAATCGGCTATATGGCGCAAAGCGATGCTCTTTACACATCCCTCACCGGCAGAGAAAATTTAAGGTTTTTTGCCGGTTTAATGAAACAACCCGGTGAAATTTTAAGAGATCAAATCAAACGAGTTAGCGAAATTGTTAACCTGCAAAATTCTTTAGACATCAGAGTTTCAAACTACTCGGGAGGCATGAAACGTCGTTTATCTTTAGCAATTGCTTTGTTAGCAAACTCACCGATAATTCTTCTTGACGAACCAACCGTTGGAATTGATCCGGAACTAAGAGTTCAGGTCTGGGCAGAATTAAGAAAGCTTCATAAATCCGGGAAAACGATTATTGTTACAACCCATGTAATGGACGAAGTCGAGCACGTAGATCGGGTATTAATGCTGAGAAATGGCCGGATAATCGCCGACGATCTGCCACAAAAATTAGAATCCGATTATAAAGTTAATTCAATTGAAAAAGTATTCATAAAAGCAGGAGAAAAATATGCGCACCCTAGTGATCTTTGA
- a CDS encoding ABC transporter permease: protein MRTLVIFERILKELSRDKRTLALVFLAPLLVLGLLYLILQSNTNLSARLGTENVSPNLIKQLKKDSKINLVTIDNKKSISKNLKKYHLAALLKQQDQKLTVTYQNADTSLTAVVKENLVKSITKDRIKSTINKSQQELTSLIKSMPITEQKAIENKLRNKKTGNSLSLSEKYIYGNANSSLFTAIAPVLVGFFVFFFVFLISGVSLLHERTTGTLGRLLTSPVKRQEIIAGYVGAYGLLAILQTIVVVIYAIYILGINSLGSVWLVMLINLLLALVALSMGLLVSTLASSEFQMIQFIPILIVPQVFFSGMFNLSDMNSFWRIFAHIFPMYYGGDALIDVIKKGAGIENIGIDLLVLAAFAIILISINIIGLKRYRRV, encoded by the coding sequence ATGCGCACCCTAGTGATCTTTGAAAGAATTCTAAAGGAACTCAGCCGTGACAAAAGAACTTTGGCACTCGTATTTTTAGCACCTTTACTAGTTCTAGGACTTCTTTATTTAATTTTGCAATCAAATACAAATCTAAGTGCTCGATTGGGCACTGAAAATGTCAGCCCAAATTTAATAAAACAATTAAAAAAAGACAGTAAAATCAATTTAGTTACTATTGATAATAAAAAGAGTATTTCAAAAAACTTAAAAAAATATCATCTCGCCGCCCTTTTAAAACAGCAAGATCAAAAACTGACGGTTACCTATCAAAATGCCGATACCTCTTTAACAGCTGTCGTTAAAGAGAATCTGGTTAAAAGTATTACAAAAGACCGAATTAAATCGACGATTAATAAATCGCAACAAGAATTGACTTCCCTAATCAAATCAATGCCAATTACCGAACAGAAAGCAATTGAAAATAAATTGAGAAACAAAAAAACCGGCAATTCTCTATCCTTGTCGGAAAAGTATATTTATGGAAACGCTAATAGTAGTCTTTTTACCGCAATCGCACCAGTCCTCGTTGGATTTTTCGTTTTCTTCTTTGTTTTTTTGATCTCCGGTGTTTCCTTGCTACACGAAAGAACTACTGGGACACTTGGCAGATTATTAACCAGTCCAGTCAAAAGACAGGAAATAATTGCCGGCTATGTTGGAGCATATGGATTATTGGCAATTTTGCAAACTATCGTAGTGGTTATTTATGCAATTTACATTCTTGGAATAAATAGTCTTGGATCCGTCTGGCTGGTAATGTTAATCAATCTGTTACTTGCGTTAGTCGCTTTATCAATGGGGCTATTGGTATCAACACTTGCCTCATCCGAATTTCAGATGATTCAATTTATACCAATTTTAATCGTGCCGCAGGTTTTCTTTTCCGGAATGTTTAATCTTAGCGATATGAACAGCTTTTGGAGAATTTTTGCCCACATCTTTCCAATGTATTATGGTGGAGACGCGCTGATCGATGTGATTAAAAAAGGAGCCGGAATAGAAAATATCGGAATCGACTTGTTAGTTTTGGCTGCCTTTGCGATCATTTTAATTTCTATTAATATTATTGGTTTAAAACGCTACAGGAGAGTCTAA
- a CDS encoding camphor resistance protein CrcB — MIQVFSVALGAALGVLGRYQITNTMKKKWLNMIYPWPTFLINFCGCFLLGLFYSLNLSENIYLFLSMGFTATFTTFSTFNLENVELLKSHQYRQFLKYIFTTYLLGFLGIYSGFMLGSFLYRS, encoded by the coding sequence ATGATTCAGGTGTTTTCAGTTGCTCTCGGGGCTGCGTTAGGCGTCCTCGGCCGTTATCAAATAACAAATACAATGAAGAAAAAATGGTTAAATATGATTTATCCCTGGCCGACTTTTTTGATTAATTTTTGTGGATGCTTCCTTTTGGGTTTATTTTATTCACTTAATTTATCAGAAAATATTTACCTTTTTTTGAGTATGGGTTTTACCGCTACTTTTACAACCTTCTCAACTTTTAACCTAGAGAACGTTGAATTGCTGAAGTCTCATCAGTATCGGCAATTCTTAAAATATATTTTCACAACCTATTTATTAGGATTCCTTGGAATTTATTCAGGCTTCATGCTTGGCAGTTTTCTTTATCGAAGCTAA
- a CDS encoding TetR/AcrR family transcriptional regulator, translating into MVSSTFLNLNSKKQARIIEALNQEFSSHSLAEAQVARIVEGAAISRGAFYKYFDDLDDAYLYLYKLVMINIHRNLVGHLDNHDFDPNLYIEEVKNFVNQVNQTNYYQFVKMHFLKNESLLIGREKSFSKRGFHQTEETDRQWAAKVLSHETIKIIMLDPQIKDISITRLTGLLKQLAEKGD; encoded by the coding sequence ATGGTTTCGAGTACTTTTCTTAATTTAAATTCAAAAAAACAAGCACGAATAATCGAGGCTTTAAATCAGGAATTTTCCAGTCATTCCTTAGCAGAAGCGCAAGTAGCTCGAATTGTCGAGGGCGCAGCAATTTCTCGTGGCGCTTTTTACAAATATTTTGATGACTTAGACGATGCTTATTTATATCTTTATAAGCTTGTCATGATTAATATTCATCGAAACCTTGTTGGCCATTTGGATAATCATGATTTTGATCCAAATTTATATATTGAAGAAGTTAAAAATTTTGTTAATCAAGTAAACCAGACCAATTATTATCAATTTGTAAAAATGCATTTTTTAAAAAATGAATCATTATTAATCGGCAGAGAAAAATCTTTTTCCAAAAGAGGTTTTCATCAAACTGAAGAAACTGATCGGCAATGGGCTGCCAAAGTTCTTAGCCATGAAACTATCAAAATAATTATGCTGGATCCGCAAATAAAAGATATATCAATTACCCGCTTAACTGGGTTACTAAAACAGTTAGCCGAAAAGGGAGACTAA
- a CDS encoding GNAT family N-acetyltransferase: MVLKLLKLTKDDGLEFYQMLQEIKTDVNGFHNPVYQMSFDEYKNWLIAAENDSNVANLKPSYVPQTTFWLYDERPIGIGRIRHYLNKNLELNGGHLAYAIRSTQRGKSYGNILFSLLLNECRKMKINPVQFSVQEVNEASNKIIKVHKGFLISKSKNGENIYQIKF, from the coding sequence ATGGTTTTAAAATTATTAAAATTGACAAAAGATGATGGTCTAGAATTTTATCAAATGCTTCAGGAAATAAAGACCGATGTAAATGGTTTTCATAACCCGGTTTATCAAATGTCATTTGATGAATACAAAAACTGGTTGATTGCCGCTGAAAATGATTCTAATGTAGCCAATCTAAAGCCCTCCTATGTTCCACAGACAACCTTTTGGTTGTATGATGAACGTCCAATCGGTATTGGTCGAATTCGTCATTATTTAAATAAAAATCTTGAACTTAACGGTGGCCATCTTGCCTATGCGATTCGAAGCACCCAAAGAGGAAAATCTTATGGAAACATTCTTTTCTCTTTGCTTCTAAACGAATGTAGGAAAATGAAAATAAATCCGGTGCAGTTTTCTGTTCAAGAGGTTAATGAAGCTTCAAACAAAATTATTAAAGTTCATAAGGGTTTTCTGATCTCAAAAAGCAAAAATGGCGAAAATATTTATCAGATAAAATTTTGA
- a CDS encoding type II restriction endonuclease encodes MQKKELLYQTWFTHSEERLKAFNQVRKGTKRIIETIRDGSFPRDLHGSALETVMDVIASQEEIFKGAKHAFMWKPKMRIPDIYENRENQLAFAEMFDQIFHTNNDLKMLMAVDELDRHKIKGLGPAVANILYFLEPTIFCPFNTKIVEGYNYLTHSKIRLGKWADYFKLRDGIIELNQAGGLFSKDLGAVSAFLFDIGKLNYVVRENSEVYIKTESKTQEKIEEKLENDELKNLHYKIQYILADIGNNIGYRSWIASNDHNRRYQGNRLGDVSLAKLPETISQLPIHLRETVSLIDVIWFSKNNFPIASFEVEKSTSIMSGMNRMDDLYQINQNDMMLYIVAPDHRENEVLAQFNRPHYMHNHDLHDHIRYILFKDLIENYLSIKRFGKDFSILAPISHFSNGNSVK; translated from the coding sequence ATGCAGAAAAAGGAATTACTGTATCAAACTTGGTTTACCCATAGCGAAGAACGTTTAAAGGCCTTTAATCAAGTTCGTAAAGGTACCAAGCGAATTATCGAAACAATCCGCGATGGTTCCTTCCCACGCGATCTTCACGGTTCGGCTCTTGAAACAGTTATGGATGTAATTGCCAGTCAAGAAGAAATTTTCAAAGGTGCTAAACATGCTTTTATGTGGAAACCAAAAATGAGAATCCCCGACATATATGAAAATCGAGAAAATCAGCTGGCCTTTGCCGAAATGTTTGATCAAATATTTCATACAAATAACGACCTCAAAATGTTGATGGCAGTTGACGAATTAGATAGACATAAAATCAAAGGATTGGGACCTGCAGTTGCTAATATTCTCTATTTTCTTGAGCCGACAATTTTTTGTCCGTTCAACACAAAAATTGTTGAAGGATACAATTATTTGACTCACTCAAAGATTCGTTTGGGCAAATGGGCTGACTACTTTAAATTACGCGACGGAATTATTGAATTAAATCAAGCTGGTGGTCTCTTTTCAAAAGATCTTGGAGCCGTTTCTGCTTTTTTGTTCGATATTGGAAAACTTAATTATGTTGTTCGAGAAAACTCAGAAGTTTACATCAAAACAGAAAGCAAAACACAAGAAAAAATTGAAGAAAAGTTAGAAAATGATGAATTAAAAAATTTACATTATAAAATTCAATATATTTTGGCCGATATTGGTAATAATATTGGATACCGGTCTTGGATTGCTTCAAATGACCATAATCGACGTTATCAAGGTAACCGCCTTGGTGATGTTTCCTTGGCAAAACTTCCAGAGACTATTAGCCAGCTACCGATTCATCTTCGCGAAACAGTTTCTTTAATTGACGTGATCTGGTTTTCAAAAAATAATTTTCCAATTGCTTCTTTTGAAGTCGAAAAATCGACATCGATTATGTCAGGTATGAATCGAATGGATGATCTCTATCAAATTAATCAAAATGACATGATGCTCTACATAGTTGCGCCTGATCATCGCGAAAATGAAGTTTTGGCACAATTTAATCGGCCTCATTATATGCATAACCATGATCTGCACGATCATATTCGCTATATTCTTTTTAAAGATTTAATTGAAAACTACCTTTCTATTAAACGTTTCGGCAAAGATTTTTCAATCTTGGCACCTATTTCGCATTTTTCAAATGGGAATTCTGTCAAATGA
- a CDS encoding MgtC/SapB family protein codes for MNDTYLITQIELLLRLVVAGVCGFAIGYERKSRLKEAGVRTHMIVALGAALIMIVSKYGFVDVVQLKGYVLDPSRIAAQIVSGIGFLGAGMIFVRKQAINGLTTAAGVWTTAGVGMAIGAKLYFIGVSATVIVLLVQIILRHNFKWMPLPESEQIDIEFDKIADSIAFIQKRFASSKIDIINLSAEKNGNDSIHVELFVKLPQGYDPAQLMDLFKDNPHIKSIEY; via the coding sequence ATGAACGATACATATTTAATTACGCAGATTGAATTATTGCTCAGATTGGTTGTCGCGGGAGTTTGCGGATTTGCGATTGGTTATGAGAGAAAAAGCCGATTGAAAGAGGCTGGAGTTCGAACTCATATGATTGTCGCTCTTGGTGCTGCTTTGATTATGATTGTTTCTAAATATGGTTTTGTTGATGTTGTCCAGTTGAAGGGATATGTGCTTGATCCATCACGAATTGCAGCACAAATTGTGAGTGGTATTGGATTTCTTGGTGCTGGAATGATTTTTGTGAGAAAACAGGCAATCAATGGTTTAACCACTGCAGCCGGAGTTTGGACGACAGCTGGGGTAGGGATGGCAATTGGTGCTAAATTATATTTTATCGGTGTTTCAGCCACGGTAATTGTTTTACTGGTTCAAATCATTCTTCGCCACAATTTTAAGTGGATGCCGCTTCCTGAATCTGAACAAATCGATATCGAGTTTGACAAGATAGCTGACTCAATTGCTTTTATACAGAAAAGATTCGCTTCCAGCAAGATTGATATTATAAATCTTAGTGCTGAGAAAAACGGCAACGACAGTATTCACGTGGAATTATTTGTTAAATTGCCGCAAGGATACGACCCCGCACAATTAATGGATCTCTTTAAAGATAATCCGCATATTAAGTCGATTGAATATTGA
- a CDS encoding 2'-5' RNA ligase family protein — MLRSILIFPQFPNGMEIDLIRRQIDPLYKNIRPHISLVFPFDSPISDDRLIVITQNALEKIGSFEIGLEHLGGDLHGGYLWFKVRQGQKQIDFIHDLLYKSSELSVFLRKDIPYIPHLTVGQQLKAPRLEELSGQLNKRKFLFESEVQSVSIEHILPNNDSEEFSQISLK, encoded by the coding sequence ATGCTGCGATCTATACTTATTTTTCCACAATTTCCAAATGGCATGGAGATAGATTTAATTAGAAGACAAATTGATCCTCTCTATAAGAATATCAGGCCACATATATCTTTGGTATTTCCTTTTGACAGTCCGATTTCCGATGACCGTTTAATTGTGATTACTCAAAATGCTTTGGAAAAAATCGGCAGTTTCGAAATTGGGTTAGAACATCTAGGTGGCGATCTTCATGGCGGTTATCTTTGGTTCAAAGTTAGGCAAGGGCAAAAACAAATAGATTTTATTCATGATTTGTTATATAAGAGTTCAGAATTATCAGTTTTTTTACGTAAAGATATTCCTTATATTCCTCATTTAACAGTTGGGCAACAGTTAAAAGCACCCCGACTTGAAGAATTAAGCGGGCAATTAAATAAAAGAAAGTTTCTCTTTGAAAGTGAAGTTCAATCGGTATCGATTGAGCATATCCTTCCAAACAACGATTCTGAGGAATTTTCTCAAATATCCTTGAAATAA
- a CDS encoding ABC transporter ATP-binding protein: protein MSVIELQNINKIFGNKISRVQVLKNINFSAENDQFNLVLGPSGSGKSTFLTIAGGLQKPTSGEVDIEGQSIKDLSSKDRDTLRLNKIAFILQSYNLLPYLTVKEQFVLVDKVKKEGNLNRADLASLLNKLGIAELQDKYPGELSGGQNQRAAIARALYTDPSIILADEPTASLDSKNVKEVGSLFKSLAKEQHKSIVVVTHDLRLVDFADKIYEILDGKMKLKE from the coding sequence ATGTCAGTGATTGAATTACAGAATATTAACAAAATTTTCGGCAATAAAATAAGCCGTGTCCAGGTCCTAAAAAATATAAATTTTTCTGCCGAAAATGATCAATTTAATTTGGTACTAGGGCCTTCCGGTTCCGGGAAAAGTACTTTTTTAACAATCGCCGGTGGATTGCAAAAACCAACATCCGGTGAAGTCGATATTGAGGGACAATCGATTAAAGATCTTTCGTCAAAGGACCGGGATACTTTGCGTTTAAATAAAATTGCCTTTATTCTCCAATCCTACAATTTGCTTCCATACTTAACCGTAAAAGAACAATTTGTCTTGGTTGATAAGGTTAAAAAAGAGGGCAATTTAAATAGAGCTGATTTAGCTTCTCTATTAAATAAATTAGGAATTGCAGAATTGCAGGATAAATATCCCGGTGAATTGTCAGGCGGGCAGAACCAGCGAGCTGCAATCGCGAGAGCGCTATATACAGATCCAAGCATTATATTAGCAGATGAACCAACGGCGTCGCTGGACAGCAAAAACGTAAAAGAGGTTGGCAGTTTATTTAAATCTTTGGCAAAAGAACAACATAAAAGTATTGTAGTTGTTACTCATGATTTACGTTTGGTGGATTTTGCCGATAAGATTTATGAAATTCTTGACGGAAAAATGAAATTAAAAGAATAA
- a CDS encoding ribonucleoside hydrolase RihC, producing MPKIPVILDCDPGVDDAFAIVTAVLDPKIDLKLVTTVTGNVSVDRTTKNALYIMQDLKSKIPVSSGAARPLLRELEEYEPWFGESGLGNYPRGDLELSETDENAVAGMYKVLSNSKEAITIVGTGSYTNLALLLVEHPDIVGKIKQFILMGGTLSKGNMSSVAEFNIYCDPEAADLVYRSNIPIITAGIDVSQRALIYFDTNKKISKMSDIGSKLSTLVNDFSSKKENGFVVYDLNTIAYLLHPEFYTCKDYFVAIQKTGPARGATVADLSDRKDTNVKIMTNVNDDQLNTWLLEEMNSFK from the coding sequence ATGCCTAAAATACCTGTTATTCTTGATTGTGACCCCGGAGTAGATGATGCCTTTGCAATCGTGACCGCCGTTCTCGATCCCAAAATAGATCTCAAACTCGTGACAACCGTTACTGGAAACGTCAGTGTTGACCGGACAACTAAGAATGCTCTATATATAATGCAGGATCTAAAATCCAAAATACCTGTATCATCCGGAGCTGCCAGGCCCCTATTAAGAGAGCTTGAAGAATACGAGCCCTGGTTTGGCGAAAGCGGTTTAGGGAACTATCCTCGAGGTGATTTGGAATTATCAGAAACTGATGAAAATGCCGTTGCTGGAATGTATAAAGTTCTGTCAAACAGCAAAGAAGCAATTACAATTGTCGGTACCGGTTCCTATACCAATTTAGCTCTTTTACTAGTTGAGCACCCTGATATAGTTGGCAAGATAAAACAATTCATTCTTATGGGAGGAACTTTATCCAAGGGCAATATGTCCAGTGTTGCCGAATTTAACATTTATTGTGATCCGGAAGCCGCTGATTTGGTTTATCGATCAAATATTCCGATCATAACAGCCGGAATCGATGTGTCTCAGAGAGCATTGATTTATTTCGATACTAATAAAAAAATTTCTAAAATGAGCGATATTGGTTCAAAATTATCAACACTTGTTAACGATTTCTCTAGTAAAAAGGAAAACGGTTTTGTCGTTTACGACTTGAATACAATTGCTTATTTGCTTCATCCGGAATTTTATACCTGCAAAGATTATTTTGTCGCTATTCAAAAAACCGGGCCCGCACGAGGGGCAACGGTTGCCGACTTATCTGACCGAAAAGATACAAACGTTAAAATTATGACAAATGTTAATGATGATCAGCTAAATACCTGGTTGCTTGAAGAGATGAATAGTTTTAAGTAG